The Pedobacter mucosus genome window below encodes:
- a CDS encoding DUF4440 domain-containing protein gives MKHLFSTTIAVALTLSAFAQKSDGTTKSLVSAEKDFAKSIAKNGEKEAFLEYAAANAIVFRPNPVNAKTYYASQSNNEKSLSWEPNYAKVSRSGEFGFSTGPYAVGGAEKKYGQYLSLWKAESGKWKLVIDLGTESNKPLSKVTNQFEEPKDHVAPKFLNEKELKAGKDIILTTEKTLNTLLKTHGIAAFGGFLTDNARLLFPGNEAINGKGKIISFYNGMISKINLKTTGVDKAIGSDLAYTYGVATIDYKADLRESFNYVFVYEKAADATWNLIIQAFVPAER, from the coding sequence ATGAAACATTTATTTTCGACCACAATAGCAGTAGCTTTAACCCTTAGTGCTTTTGCACAAAAAAGTGATGGTACCACCAAATCTTTAGTAAGTGCTGAAAAAGATTTCGCTAAATCGATTGCTAAAAATGGAGAGAAAGAAGCTTTCCTTGAATATGCAGCAGCAAATGCTATCGTTTTTCGGCCAAATCCTGTTAATGCAAAAACTTATTATGCCAGCCAATCAAATAATGAGAAATCATTAAGCTGGGAACCAAATTATGCTAAAGTTTCAAGAAGTGGAGAATTCGGTTTTTCAACTGGTCCATATGCAGTAGGCGGTGCGGAGAAAAAGTATGGTCAGTATTTATCGCTTTGGAAAGCAGAAAGTGGTAAATGGAAATTGGTTATTGATTTAGGAACTGAAAGCAATAAGCCACTTTCAAAAGTAACAAACCAATTTGAAGAACCTAAAGATCATGTTGCTCCAAAATTTTTAAATGAAAAAGAACTTAAAGCCGGTAAAGACATTATTTTAACAACAGAAAAAACTCTAAATACCTTGCTTAAAACCCATGGTATTGCTGCATTTGGCGGCTTCTTGACAGATAATGCCCGTTTACTTTTCCCAGGTAATGAAGCTATAAATGGTAAAGGAAAAATTATTTCATTTTATAATGGCATGATAAGCAAAATTAATTTGAAAACTACTGGTGTTGATAAGGCCATAGGCAGTGATTTAGCTTATACTTATGGCGTTGCAACTATAGATTATAAAGCAGATTTAAGGGAAAGCTTCAATTATGTTTTTGTGTATGAAAAAGCTGCTGATGCGACATGGAATTTAATTATTCAAGCGTTTGTGCCCGCAGAAAGGTAG
- a CDS encoding M28 family peptidase encodes MTKQFLIILFLALICFQACKNKADETDDANELKVYNLVSPFFDADSAFNYTKAQVDFGPRIPGTVAHQKCADYLVAKFKSFGADVKMQGTKTTTYDGKSFQLKNILASYDTEKKNRILITAHWDARPFSDQDVDFKNHSKPFDAANDAGSGVAVILEMARLIQLKKPNVGVDFVLWDLEDYGKAQDETPDEKTWCLGSQYWSKNAIASGYKAIYGINLDMVGGGNAQFSQDEISRQAAPGVVNNVWAIGNEIGYGSYFINIPSGKLVDDHFWMNKAGIPSIDIIHYNDNSGFYINWHTQLDNLANIDKNTLKATGQTVLETIYREK; translated from the coding sequence ATGACTAAACAATTTTTAATCATATTATTTCTTGCATTAATTTGCTTTCAGGCTTGTAAAAACAAAGCTGATGAAACCGATGATGCGAATGAACTGAAAGTTTACAATCTTGTTTCTCCTTTTTTCGATGCTGATAGTGCTTTTAATTATACCAAAGCACAAGTTGATTTTGGACCAAGAATTCCTGGCACTGTGGCACATCAAAAATGTGCTGATTATCTAGTTGCTAAATTTAAATCTTTTGGCGCTGATGTAAAAATGCAAGGCACCAAAACAACTACTTATGATGGCAAAAGTTTCCAGTTAAAAAATATTTTAGCATCGTACGATACAGAGAAAAAAAACAGGATTCTAATAACTGCTCACTGGGATGCTCGACCTTTTTCAGATCAGGATGTTGATTTTAAAAATCACTCAAAACCTTTCGATGCTGCAAATGACGCAGGGAGTGGAGTTGCCGTTATCTTAGAGATGGCACGATTAATTCAGCTAAAAAAGCCAAATGTTGGCGTTGATTTCGTGCTTTGGGATTTGGAGGATTATGGTAAAGCTCAAGACGAAACACCTGATGAGAAAACCTGGTGCTTAGGTTCTCAATATTGGTCAAAAAATGCAATTGCTTCTGGATATAAAGCTATTTACGGAATTAATTTAGATATGGTTGGAGGTGGAAATGCTCAATTTAGTCAGGATGAAATTTCTCGCCAAGCCGCACCTGGAGTGGTAAATAATGTTTGGGCTATTGGTAATGAAATAGGCTATGGGTCTTACTTCATTAATATACCTAGTGGCAAACTTGTAGATGATCATTTTTGGATGAATAAAGCAGGAATTCCAAGTATTGATATTATTCATTACAACGACAATAGTGGCTTTTATATCAATTGGCACACGCAGTTGGATAATTTAGCTAATATTGATAAAAATACACTGAAAGCTACTGGTCAAACGGTGCTTGAAACCATATATCGTGAAAAATAA
- the cysS gene encoding cysteine--tRNA ligase, giving the protein MNTGLQLYNTITRKKELFQPLNAPNVGMYVCGPTVYSDVHLGNCRTFMSFDLIFRYLKYLGYKVRYVRNITDAGHLEGDRDEGDDKFAKRAKLEQLEPMEIVQKYTLGFHDVMRMFNTLPPSIEPTATGHIVEQIEMIKLIIDNGYAYEIDGNVFFDVEKYSKSYNYTILTNRNLEDMLNNTRELGGQDMKRGRLDFALWIKAKKETLMQWQSPWGMGFPGWHIECSAMSAKYLGAEFDIHGGGMDLAATHHTNEIAQSEACNHHQPARYWMHTNMLTVNGTRMSKSAGNGFLPFQLFTGDHPLLKKGYSPMTVKFFMLQAHYRSTLDFSNDALDASEKGFRRLMAAVSLLDKLSVSDQNDFDIDALKQNCINAMNDDFNSPILIAELFEVVRIVNTVYDGKSKISAIELDKLKQLVNDFVFDILGLKDEETANTDFNGVLDLVIDLRKEAKENKDYATSDKIRIGLQELGIQLKDGKEGTTWSKA; this is encoded by the coding sequence ATGAATACTGGCTTACAGCTTTACAACACAATTACGCGTAAAAAAGAACTTTTTCAACCTTTAAATGCACCCAATGTGGGGATGTATGTTTGCGGTCCGACTGTTTACAGTGATGTACATTTAGGAAATTGCCGCACTTTTATGTCGTTTGATTTAATTTTTAGATACCTTAAATATTTAGGTTATAAAGTGCGTTATGTTCGTAATATAACTGATGCTGGTCATTTAGAGGGCGATAGGGATGAAGGTGATGATAAGTTTGCAAAACGTGCTAAATTAGAACAATTGGAACCGATGGAAATTGTACAAAAGTACACTTTAGGTTTCCATGATGTAATGCGGATGTTTAACACGTTGCCGCCAAGTATCGAGCCAACAGCTACAGGTCATATCGTAGAGCAAATTGAAATGATTAAGCTAATAATAGACAATGGTTACGCTTATGAAATAGACGGAAATGTGTTTTTTGATGTAGAAAAATATAGTAAAAGTTATAATTATACCATTCTTACTAACCGGAATTTAGAGGATATGTTGAACAATACCCGTGAGTTGGGTGGGCAAGATATGAAACGTGGCCGTTTGGATTTTGCACTTTGGATAAAAGCAAAAAAAGAGACTTTAATGCAATGGCAATCTCCATGGGGAATGGGTTTTCCTGGTTGGCATATAGAATGCTCTGCAATGAGTGCTAAATATTTGGGCGCCGAATTTGATATTCATGGCGGTGGAATGGATTTGGCCGCAACGCATCATACTAATGAAATTGCACAATCCGAAGCTTGTAACCATCATCAACCTGCTCGTTATTGGATGCATACCAATATGCTTACGGTAAACGGAACGAGAATGTCAAAATCTGCTGGAAACGGATTTCTTCCTTTTCAGTTGTTTACAGGTGATCACCCATTGTTAAAAAAGGGTTATAGCCCGATGACGGTTAAATTTTTTATGTTGCAGGCTCACTATCGCAGTACGTTAGATTTTTCTAACGATGCTTTAGATGCATCTGAAAAAGGTTTTCGCCGCTTAATGGCTGCGGTTAGCCTATTGGATAAATTATCGGTTTCCGATCAAAATGATTTTGATATTGATGCGCTAAAACAGAACTGTATTAATGCAATGAACGATGATTTTAACAGTCCGATTTTAATAGCCGAACTGTTTGAGGTAGTTAGAATCGTGAATACAGTTTATGATGGTAAAAGTAAAATTTCTGCTATTGAACTTGATAAACTGAAACAGCTAGTAAATGATTTCGTGTTCGATATTTTAGGTTTAAAAGATGAGGAAACGGCTAATACTGACTTCAATGGTGTTTTAGACTTAGTTATTGATTTGCGTAAAGAAGCAAAAGAAAATAAGGATTACGCTACATCTGATAAAATTAGAATTGGATTGCAGGAGTTAGGCATTCAGCTTAAAGATGGTAAAGAAGGTACAACTTGGAGCAAGGCATAG